The Plasmodium malariae genome assembly, contig: PmUG01_00_13, whole genome shotgun sequence DNA window ATGCAAAACAAACTAAAAGTACATTAAGAAGGTATTCAGAATATTGTTTTATAACATAATTCTCttaaagtatattatatacaataattattaaattttttctttagtaaaaaaaatatatatatatgtatcaattccaaaaaaaaaaaaaaaaatacatccACTTCCCTCTATtacgtaaaaaatgaaacacaTTTATTGTCAAATTAAATCTAATACTTCATTTACTTAATAAacttagaaaataataattttagattataaaaaaattagaaatagAAAGAAACTATATTTacgttaaatataaattatcatagttaaacaaaatttatgaatatatattaatattaactcatacatatttttcatgaAAATCTAtctaaatacaaatataaataaataatacctAATATTTTGCGCCAAtctaaaaatatgcattataatataaaataaaaaagcataaaatattcaaatttacaaaagaaatataaacattattttttaggaTTCTATAACAAATGGTTCACGCCAACGTAAGTTCACTAGTCAAATATAAccaattatgaatatttttaataaaaatataactaattataattcatcacattaaaatgttcattacgaaaaaaaaaattcttgaattttcattttaccttttcctgaatttaattttttcatattttttaacttttttatggtaataaatAACCTTTGATATAACTGCGACACCCAATATGAAAAAAGGTATCACATATACCAAATATCCAAATAATTGTCCTAATATGCATTCTTTACTAACAGCATTAGCAGCATCTTTGCAAGAAGAACATTCGTCCATCCCCCCCCATGTACTGTGCTTGAAAAACCCACTTAATTTTGACAATGGAGTTAAAATAAAACCTAGCGGTtcaactaatttttttaattgggCCTTATCGAATCCTATTAGCGCCCATAAGCTTTGTTCTTGCACTATACCCAAAGTCAAATCTACAATGAATACTGTcagtaataacaacaatattAATACAGGTAAAGCGAATCTTAATCCGtactttttacatattatttttctataatttttattactaattGTCCTGTTTTCCTTAAGAAAATCCATATAATCTAgttctttgaatatatttttttctaaattggaatattttttggttTCAAATAcacaagatttatttttcttatcttGTTTATGTCCTCTTGAATTTTTTGATGGACTATCATTAGATAAGTTACTTTTATTCTTGGCTAATTTTTCacaactatatatattttcatttatgaaATCTCCATTATTTTGCATACCATTTTTTAAtcctatattatttaaatccTTATACtgcttatattttgctagtgatcgataaatatttgtatctAATTTTCTAACAACCTTGTAGTTTTCatcaaaaaatttactaaatatattctataaaaacaacgcatataattattatttaaaatattatatcatcTAATGCTAAAAAAACAGTCTTAATAAAAGCAAAAcacagaaaatataaataatgtaaatatccTTAGATTATATGGTCATACCGCATTATTCGTGAAGTAACATATCCAAGCTAAAAGTACaaataaagtaaatttaATAAGTAAGATtggtttaatttttttctccatGTTATAGCTTTTTAATGCTGTCATATATTAacgaaaaaattaacaatattataatattcgtcaaatgaaaaaggataatatattattcatttaatttcataataattattattttattttatgttaaaaatataataaaatttataaaactaCAACGTTTTTGATAACagaaatatgcaaaaataactttacaattatattatttaatatttatattaattttatttttaaatattaattatcattaaaatgaaaaaactttAAGCAttcacaaatataaaaagtacataatttaattatttgatatagaagagtaattaaataatttttatattaataattttaataataaaataaaaaatattattagattttttaattttcctaattattgtttttatctttaatatcgaatatatagaaatatagaatgtatagtatatagataatattttgttctatattttaattaattgcaactatttttaatgatgtatttattacttataattgtaattgtataattattatattttgcaaTAAGTCGTTATTATTCTCAAAtagcatttttattataataataatgatgataaatCAGCAAAGgaatattatgtacatcattttattatatatctattatatTACTCGCATTATTTACCgtgagaatatatatattttttaatagcctgtaattcatttaatgaaataaatttattgcatacaacaaaattaatagaataatgtatattttaaaggtAGATAAACtataagtttttattttcatatattaattttacaaaattatggTTTTTAATTAAGTTTATTTCATACCACTGTTTGTAAATGAAATGttttagtattattttacttaagtttttcttttctcttttttttataaataaaaatgtatatttagaaaaaacgATCATATAatgtaagaaaaaataaaaaaaaagttattcttacattaaaagaattattattggAAAAATTTGGTTTCACAAATTTATTCGTTTGTTATTTCAATAAAGAACAGTTATATAAGTCATTTTatcaatttattaaattatagatatttaagtaatttttataaaatagaattaaatCAGCAGttaataatgtataataatagtacaataaatgcacatgtatatacatttatctGTATATCATTACACTATTCTAAGTTAATCATGTTAAAAAACAATTCTAAGAAcatttcaaaattataataatggatATTTACCACTTCTTGTGATATCCATCCTAATCActaatatataactatattttcctttatatgtaatatgttaGCATAATATTTGGACATATTGAACATTTTATTTCagcaatttttaaaatgaaaaatgggtatttgatattttaaaaaatgcaaatattttaaaaatataattgtgaatttactaaaaaacaaaatcaataaaaactaaaagttaaatatttatacataatgaaacaaataatttttatcgatatatctatttagtattattttattaatatataattattcgagcaaatattttgttacaagttttgttataatttttcaactAGAATTGTGTATTTTACAGAAACTTAAAATAACTTTTTGAAATccttaataaattatacatataattagtAACTTGAAAACAtcaattttatgtttttatacaCGTTGTTACGTGGGACAGAATactaaaacataaataaattatgtaaaatctAGTATTTTAGAGTTGAAACTTTATATTcacttattaatatttctaaaacTGTTTAAAACATGTCTTTTTactgtttatatttacatattaaaaaaaattatatacatcaagctagaaataataatatatattttttattttgtagccactatattcaatataattgctcacgaaaaaaaaattgaattaaaattttcttggAAACTGTAGACTAATGTAAAGTATAGAATCTTTAATAAGAGtttaatttgtattatttatatccaataatataaattaactttaaaatattttcattttaaatattttttatctcataaatataatattttttatattgtagaTAAATAAGAAATCTGAAAATTTGAAAGTATATcttaaagaaattataaagattttccagtattaatatatattgtaagattcataatataaaatatgttatttcttatttaagtAAATTCTAATagatgaataaaataaaaaaaaataaagctcCAGTATTAGTAagtaatgttaaaaaaaatacaaaaatatttaaaataaaattaatcttatataagaataacaacaaatgaaaatatgaataatgtaAGAATAATTATTGAAATAAGAAGCacaaaatattcaaatttatATTGTACAAAAACAGAAGAATAGTGCTTTTCAAAGGGCccaaaaatttttgtataaaagaTGATCAAAGAATTAAGATAAATtctaaaaaacaaatttaactatttaaaatatttgaaatatgAATCTGTTATTGCATGGGatcaatttattataattttttataatgtaataaaaatatgctgCAGTTATAAAATTACTTAACCATATTTGTTGAGCTCTTGGCATGTTCAATGTATCCTTTTTTGTTAGAAGAAAAAACTTTATCGtatgcaataaaaaaatacatatattttttattgtttgaCAGTATTACGATTCATTAcctataaatttttattcaataTATACTAAATGACACTCATATGTAATTTagaatttgttttaattaataaaataaaaataatttaaattgtaCATCAGAAATATTATAGCATAGATTAGtaaataatactaaaaaaaaaaaagaattaattattcCAACAAATTAACTATTGATAccttaataaatttaattcattaattaaATCTACAAAtggtacaaaaaaataaatgaaatatatattttattactgtAGCAATTTTCAGTTTAATATATCTctaagtaatttttataaatctgaattaattgtattattaagaaaaacaGTATTATAATTTCATGCTCTAACTCTATATTTGTTAGTaacaatttaatatttacaagTAAGTAGTtgcaaataatttataatttaaaaggtatgttgttttattatatatgtagaatTTCTCATACATACGATGCATAATAATACTAAAAGTcccttataaatatttttactataattatattattttgtatatttcatataaaacctattttacataatgaatggaaatttttttccttatagtaaaatatatacatacgtatatatcaTTGTATCGAATTGAAAACTATtccacatataaatacacaaaaagacatattttccaattatatatcaataatgcattttctaaaaaaaataaacaaataataattttagacTATAAcaagatataaaattaaaagcaaaattttttagtaCAAATATACGTTATTACATTTCTATAAAATTTCATGAAGTATcccaatatatattaagtttaaagcgtaaatatatatatacatagatatatatttaaatacgcgcatatacatattcttacataatatttaagcTACAATATcaatttaaaatacaaattccaaaatattaaagcatccaaattctaaaaaaaacgaagaaataatatttttaaggtTTTATATCAATTAGAgcaaatatgtacaaaattattttataatatttttgaaaaatatatatacctattaagtttattactaaaattattaaattgttactttatattaaatactccttacataagtacataaattttttattcgtCATTTTACTCTGTcattaacttaatttttttatatttttcattatttcttaagaTCTTATAGATCGCTATTATACAGAAGATCGCTAATATAATCATAAGTATTccaaataatattacataaatagtTCCTTCTTTTAAAGCTGtcattgtttttatataatttataaccACTTTAACTGTCTCACCTCGTGCACTATCTAAATCTTTGATAGACATCTCTAATCCTCGATATATGGGTAATCCTATTCCcaacaggaaaaaaaaaaaaaaaaatagcaactCCAAatccataatttttaaattttattttttttaaagttatatcacaaattttcctttttctttcaagaaaattatcataatctttttttctaatccattttttttcaaaatggaaatgttttccatcaaacattccattattataatcaaCAATTTCTGTATAGTACTGTgccttatttaataaacttcTATTCGATTGCTTCCTTTTTTCTGTTATATCCATTTTATTACTATGgatatcctttttttcattcactCCATTATTTggaaatttctttttcaaatatacattatttgaatattgtTGTTTATAATTTGCTAGTAAGCGATAAATTCTTGTAACTAATTTTCTACCAAGGCAGGAATTTTCATTCAGGGATTCACTAAGTGtactctaaaaaaaaattaatatttatttttcagaataaaaaataatattattctaaaaaaacagtaataataaaaattaaacgcccttaaaatataactaaaGTATATATCATCAAATTATTCAATAATACCAGATTATTGTTAGAATTGTATATCCAAATTAAAGGGAGAAATACAGCaacatttataataataaataagttttttttttgtttcatggtaatttttaattttttaatataacaataccagaaaaaattaacaaatatatacttctAGTGATAATTTGTgctatatttctttaaaaatgtattattattgttttttcttaaatactTAGTAAAATGTACATAAGTGTTATACATTTTACGACAAACACAGAATAAAATaacttcaaaaatatattatataatttttattttaatctaaataaaaaagaaaatatttttataaaaatagtatattttcaattgattcatgaatatttaaagtttataatatatttatttaatgtaatgaattaattaaatagttttttattgttcataTCCACAGtgaaatgtatattaaatttttcattccttattatatataaatgt harbors:
- the PmUG01_00029600 gene encoding fam-l protein, which gives rise to MEKKIKPILLIKFTLFVLLAWICYFTNNANIFSKFFDENYKVVRKLDTNIYRSLAKYKQYKDLNNIGLKNGMQNNGDFINENIYSCEKLAKNKSNLSNDSPSKNSRGHKQDKKNKSCVFETKKYSNLEKNIFKELDYMDFLKENRTISNKNYRKIICKKYGLRFALPVLILLLLLTVFIVDLTLGIVQEQSLWALIGFDKAQLKKLVEPLGFILTPLSKLSGFFKHSTWGGMDECSSCKDAANAVSKECILGQLFGYLVYVIPFFILGVAVISKVIYYHKKVKKYEKIKFRKR
- the PmUG01_00029700 gene encoding fam-m protein: MKQKKNLFIIINVAVFLPLIWIYNSNNNLSTLSESLNENSCLGRKLVTRIYRLLANYKQQYSNNVYLKKKFPNNGVNEKKDIHSNKMDITEKRKQSNRSLLNKAQYYTEIVDYNNGMFDGKHFHFEKKWIRKKDYDNFLERKRKICDITLKKIKFKNYGFGVAIFFFFFPVGNRITHISRIRDVYQRFR